One part of the uncultured Bacteroides sp. genome encodes these proteins:
- the thpR gene encoding RNA 2',3'-cyclic phosphodiesterase gives MRIYIGVDLPAYVKQSLFESQLQMKKLGLKGSWKPMEYLHITLEFLGETADESIPVLAKIIDEIALENKAFRLHIDRLGAFPSFPRAHTLWAGIGGSVNKLFQLWGCIHEELEKNGFVLQKSPFKPHISLLSRPKELVDLSSFSLKRPGQFTISEVIIFESKQVDGKRIYPALHRARLKM, from the coding sequence ATGAGAATATACATTGGAGTTGATCTGCCTGCTTATGTGAAGCAATCTCTTTTTGAGTCTCAGTTACAAATGAAGAAACTGGGACTTAAAGGATCATGGAAACCAATGGAATACCTACATATTACGTTGGAATTTCTAGGAGAAACGGCAGATGAATCGATTCCTGTGTTGGCGAAGATTATTGATGAGATAGCCTTGGAAAACAAAGCATTCAGACTGCACATTGACCGACTCGGTGCTTTTCCTTCTTTCCCTAGAGCTCACACATTATGGGCTGGGATTGGGGGGAGTGTGAATAAACTGTTTCAGCTATGGGGCTGCATTCACGAAGAACTGGAAAAGAACGGATTTGTTCTGCAGAAGTCACCATTCAAACCTCATATATCTCTGCTCTCTCGCCCTAAAGAGTTGGTCGATCTCTCTTCCTTCTCATTAAAACGACCGGGACAGTTTACCATCTCTGAAGTGATTATATTCGAGAGCAAGCAGGTGGATGGAAAACGAATCTATCCGGCTTTACATCGTGCCAGATTAAAAATGTAA
- a CDS encoding C1 family peptidase: MNKRFITAFVLATAIYANAQQGDGGISSDMLQSIKQSYQATASDKAIRNAIGSNDIKKLALNQDNLTGLDTYFSNKVESKGIADQKKSGRCWLFTGLNVMRAKMIAKYKLGSFEFSQNYCFFWDQLEKSNLFLQGVIDTYKKPMDDKMVEWLFKNPLSDGGQFTGISDIVGKYGLVPKEVMPETNSSDNTNQMANLISLKLREYGLQLREQAAKGAKKEALAKSKTEMLSTIYRMLVLNLGVPPTEFSWTLKDAKGNPVNTKQYTPMSFFKEYVNNDLTNNYVMFMNDPTRDYYKTYEIDFDRHRYDGKNWTYINLPINEIKEMTISSIKDSTMMYFSCDVGKFLNSDRGLLDINNFDYASLMGTSFGMDKKQRVQTFASGSSHAMTLMAVNLDKDGKPNKWMVENSWGATSGYQGHLIMTDEWFNEYMFRLVVEKKYVPAKIMELLKQKPIRLPAWDPMFAEEE, translated from the coding sequence ATGAATAAAAGATTTATAACGGCCTTTGTTCTGGCTACGGCAATTTACGCCAATGCTCAGCAAGGTGACGGGGGCATTTCGAGCGACATGCTACAAAGTATCAAACAAAGTTATCAGGCTACGGCTTCCGACAAGGCTATCCGCAATGCTATAGGGAGTAACGACATTAAGAAACTAGCCTTGAATCAGGATAACCTGACTGGCCTGGATACTTATTTCTCTAACAAAGTTGAATCAAAAGGAATTGCCGATCAGAAGAAATCGGGACGTTGCTGGTTGTTTACCGGACTAAACGTGATGAGAGCTAAAATGATTGCCAAGTATAAACTTGGTTCTTTTGAGTTCTCGCAGAACTATTGTTTTTTCTGGGATCAGCTGGAAAAATCAAACCTTTTCCTGCAAGGGGTAATTGACACGTACAAGAAACCAATGGACGACAAGATGGTGGAATGGCTGTTCAAGAATCCGTTGAGCGACGGCGGACAGTTTACCGGTATATCCGACATTGTGGGCAAATACGGATTGGTTCCTAAAGAAGTAATGCCTGAAACAAACAGCAGCGATAACACGAATCAGATGGCTAACCTTATCTCACTGAAACTTCGTGAGTATGGATTACAGCTTCGCGAACAAGCTGCTAAAGGTGCAAAGAAAGAGGCTTTGGCAAAGAGCAAGACAGAGATGCTAAGCACTATTTATCGTATGCTGGTTCTTAACTTAGGAGTTCCTCCTACAGAATTTTCCTGGACTTTGAAAGATGCAAAAGGGAATCCTGTAAATACCAAACAGTACACTCCTATGTCTTTCTTTAAGGAATACGTAAATAATGATCTCACTAATAACTATGTGATGTTCATGAATGATCCTACCCGTGATTATTATAAAACGTACGAGATAGATTTCGACCGTCACCGTTATGATGGTAAGAACTGGACTTATATTAATCTTCCTATTAATGAAATAAAAGAGATGACTATCAGTTCTATTAAAGACAGCACAATGATGTACTTCTCTTGCGATGTAGGTAAGTTCCTTAACTCTGACAGAGGATTACTGGACATCAACAATTTCGATTATGCTTCTTTAATGGGTACTTCATTCGGAATGGACAAGAAACAACGTGTGCAAACTTTCGCCAGCGGTTCTTCTCACGCTATGACTTTGATGGCTGTAAATCTTGATAAGGATGGCAAACCAAACAAATGGATGGTTGAGAACAGTTGGGGAGCAACCAGCGGTTATCAGGGACATTTGATTATGACTGATGAATGGTTCAATGAATACATGTTCCGCCTTGTGGTTGAAAAGAAATATGTTCCTGCAAAGATTATGGAACTACTAAAACAGAAACCAATCCGCCTACCAGCTTGGGATCCTATGTTTGCTGAAGAAGAATAG